A single Bacillus mesophilus DNA region contains:
- a CDS encoding NADH-quinone oxidoreductase subunit A, translating into MELLNLYQNNYLIVLIFLILGVILPVVALTAGRILRPYKPSEAKATTYESGIEPFHDARVQFNVRYYIFALMFVIFDVETVFLYPWAVAYESLGIFALIEMLIFVVMLLIGLIYAWKKGVLKWI; encoded by the coding sequence ATGGAGTTATTAAATTTATACCAGAATAATTACCTTATTGTTTTGATTTTCTTAATATTAGGTGTCATTTTACCTGTTGTTGCATTAACGGCCGGTCGTATATTACGTCCGTATAAACCTAGTGAAGCAAAGGCAACAACGTATGAAAGTGGAATTGAGCCTTTCCATGATGCGAGAGTTCAGTTTAATGTACGATATTATATATTTGCGTTAATGTTTGTTATCTTTGATGTGGAAACGGTCTTTCTTTATCCATGGGCAGTTGCTTATGAGAGCTTAGGGATTTTTGCACTTATTGAAATGCTTATATTTGTAGTAATGTTATTAATTGGGTTAATTTATGCGTGGAAGAAGGGTGTGCTGAAATGGATTTAA
- a CDS encoding F0F1 ATP synthase subunit epsilon: MKTIKVSVVTPDGPVYESDVEMVSTKAQSGELGILPGHIPMVAPLAIGTVRLKKEASTDLVAVTGGFLEVRPDKVTVLAQSAERGTDIDVARAEAAKQRAERRLQDKDANTDVRRAELALQRAMNRLKVTGRI, encoded by the coding sequence ATGAAGACAATCAAAGTCAGTGTAGTGACTCCTGATGGCCCCGTCTATGAATCCGATGTAGAAATGGTTAGCACGAAAGCGCAAAGTGGTGAGCTTGGTATTTTGCCAGGACATATCCCAATGGTAGCCCCACTTGCAATCGGTACAGTGCGACTTAAAAAAGAAGCGAGTACTGATCTTGTTGCTGTTACAGGTGGATTTCTAGAAGTTCGCCCTGATAAAGTAACAGTTCTAGCTCAATCAGCTGAACGCGGAACAGATATTGATGTTGCTCGTGCTGAAGCTGCTAAACAACGTGCTGAACGTCGATTACAAGACAAAGATGCTAATACAGACGTACGTCGTGCTGAACTAGCTTTACAACGTGCAATGAACCGTTTAAAAGTCACGGGACGTATATAA
- the atpD gene encoding F0F1 ATP synthase subunit beta, with the protein MTKGRVTQVMGPVVDVQFESGHLPEIYNALTISHAAAGENEVAINLTLEVALHLGDDTVRTIAMASTDGVVRGIEVTDTGAPISVPVGDVTLGRVFNVLGENIDLDEALPAGARRDSIHRLAPTFEELSTEVEILETGIKVVDLLAPYIKGGKIGLFGGAGVGKTVLIQELINNIAQEHGGISVFAGVGERTREGNDLYHEMSDSGVIKKTAMVFGQMNEPPGARMRVALTGLTMAEFFRDDQGQDVLFFIDNIFRFTQAGSEVSALLGRMPSAVGYQPTLATEMGQLQERITSTNKGSITSIQAIYVPADDYTDPAPATTFAHLDATTNLERKLSEMGIYPAVDPLASTSRALAPEIVGDEHYNVARQVQSTLQRYKELQDIIAILGMDELSDEDKLVVHRARRIQFYLSQNFHVAEQFTGQKGSYVPVKETVKGFREILDGKYDHLPEDAFRLVGRIEEVIEKAKSMGVEV; encoded by the coding sequence ATGACAAAAGGACGCGTTACCCAAGTTATGGGTCCTGTTGTAGACGTACAGTTTGAATCTGGACATCTTCCTGAAATTTATAACGCCCTTACAATTAGCCATGCGGCAGCAGGTGAAAACGAAGTTGCGATCAACTTAACACTTGAAGTAGCTCTTCACCTAGGTGACGATACGGTTCGTACAATTGCAATGGCTTCTACTGATGGAGTTGTTCGTGGTATAGAGGTAACTGACACTGGAGCTCCAATTTCAGTTCCAGTTGGAGATGTAACACTAGGTCGTGTATTTAACGTATTAGGAGAAAACATCGACCTTGATGAAGCACTACCTGCAGGTGCACGTCGTGATTCAATTCACAGACTAGCTCCTACATTTGAAGAACTTTCAACAGAGGTTGAAATTCTTGAAACTGGTATTAAAGTAGTTGACTTACTTGCTCCTTATATCAAGGGTGGTAAGATTGGACTATTCGGTGGTGCCGGAGTAGGTAAAACAGTTCTAATCCAGGAATTAATCAACAACATCGCTCAAGAGCACGGTGGTATTTCGGTATTCGCTGGTGTTGGTGAGCGTACTCGTGAAGGAAATGACCTTTACCACGAGATGAGTGATTCTGGAGTTATTAAGAAAACAGCGATGGTATTCGGACAAATGAACGAGCCTCCTGGAGCACGTATGCGTGTAGCGTTAACTGGATTAACAATGGCAGAATTCTTCCGTGATGACCAAGGTCAAGACGTATTATTCTTCATTGATAACATCTTCCGTTTTACACAAGCAGGTTCAGAGGTTTCTGCCCTATTAGGTCGTATGCCTTCAGCGGTAGGTTACCAACCAACTCTTGCTACTGAAATGGGTCAATTACAAGAACGTATTACATCGACAAACAAAGGTTCAATCACTTCAATCCAAGCGATCTATGTACCTGCCGATGACTATACGGATCCAGCTCCTGCAACAACTTTCGCTCACTTAGATGCAACAACTAACCTTGAGCGTAAGCTTTCAGAGATGGGTATTTACCCTGCGGTAGATCCACTTGCTTCTACTTCACGTGCACTTGCACCTGAAATCGTAGGAGATGAGCATTATAATGTTGCTCGTCAAGTACAATCTACATTACAACGCTATAAAGAGTTACAAGATATTATCGCAATTCTAGGTATGGATGAGCTTTCTGACGAAGATAAGTTAGTTGTTCACCGTGCTCGTCGTATCCAGTTCTATTTATCTCAAAACTTCCACGTTGCTGAGCAATTTACAGGACAAAAAGGTTCTTATGTTCCTGTAAAGGAAACAGTAAAAGGATTTAGAGAGATTTTAGACGGCAAATACGACCACCTACCAGAAGATGCTTTCCGTCTAGTAGGAAGAATTGAAGAGGTAATTGAAAAAGCTAAATCAATGGGTGTCGAAGTATAA
- a CDS encoding F0F1 ATP synthase subunit gamma, translated as MASLRDIKSRINSTKKTSQITKAMQMVSASKLNRAENSAKAFVPYMEKIQEVVASVSTGTTDITHPMLQTRPVKRTGYIVITSDRGLAGAYNSNIIRAAYQMMQKRHKSNDEFAVIAIGKIGLNFFKKRGVTVASEITGLGDQPSFADIKDIANKAVGMFADETFDEIYLYYNHFVSAIEHQVTEKKLLPLTDIATTSNKLTSYEFEPSQVDILEVLLPQYAESLIYGSLLDGKASEHAARMTAMKSATDNAKELINNLTLKYNRARQAAITQEISEIVGGAAAQQQ; from the coding sequence TTGGCATCCTTACGTGACATAAAGTCGAGAATAAATTCAACTAAGAAGACAAGTCAGATTACAAAAGCCATGCAGATGGTATCAGCCTCAAAGTTAAACCGAGCTGAAAACAGTGCAAAAGCATTTGTTCCTTATATGGAAAAGATTCAAGAGGTTGTTGCAAGTGTATCTACGGGCACAACTGATATCACTCACCCGATGCTACAAACAAGACCAGTTAAGAGAACGGGGTATATCGTTATCACTTCTGATCGTGGTTTAGCAGGAGCATATAACAGTAATATCATTCGTGCAGCTTATCAGATGATGCAAAAACGTCATAAGTCTAATGATGAATTCGCTGTTATTGCAATCGGGAAGATTGGTCTAAACTTTTTTAAGAAGCGTGGAGTAACAGTAGCGTCTGAAATCACTGGTTTAGGTGATCAACCTTCATTTGCAGATATTAAAGATATTGCAAATAAAGCAGTTGGAATGTTTGCTGATGAAACATTTGATGAGATCTACTTATACTATAACCATTTTGTAAGTGCCATTGAACATCAGGTTACCGAGAAGAAACTTCTTCCTTTAACAGATATAGCGACAACTTCAAATAAGCTAACTTCTTATGAATTTGAACCTTCCCAAGTGGATATTCTAGAAGTTTTACTTCCGCAATATGCAGAAAGCTTAATTTATGGTTCGCTATTAGATGGAAAAGCAAGTGAGCATGCGGCTCGTATGACAGCAATGAAGAGTGCTACTGATAATGCTAAAGAGTTAATTAATAACCTTACATTAAAGTACAATCGTGCTCGTCAGGCAGCTATTACACAAGAAATTTCCGAAATCGTTGGTGGAGCTGCGGCTCAACAACAATAA